The Phoenix dactylifera cultivar Barhee BC4 chromosome 12, palm_55x_up_171113_PBpolish2nd_filt_p, whole genome shotgun sequence genome has a window encoding:
- the LOC120112702 gene encoding zinc finger CCCH domain-containing protein 13-like isoform X1 — protein sequence MLGRKLYKTKLCILYQRGRCARQSCNFAHGDAELRRFAGSFPGRREYKNGNLRGNLDRRHSPYRRYSPIRDARGHHSYHSHKSISHDRGSSPSRSPIKRSERRYRKKQRVDGESDVSGSFKISDGSEDIKKGDKVSFYNEKIDLEEQLKQIQLDIEMLDDHKSELEIFLEEKVDEAQKLSSRIEDLESKLNKEQEDRKRITLKMKKFIKAHRHYMKAQEELKRSQARFQKLGDQLSSDMLKTSANEEESSVNVVSDAEPDDDGDHQISSRNDLLRNDVSSAKRRSFVDPATSEEAKIGNSRKRGRYSDIITKSEKLMKSEGPAPNSEHNSKGTDTTKTVLINNKSLTDDYKHKQGNFDSASTAPMDKVKGSESRRSLPSTSMAANAVDELIEAIEMEEKAEAIEIAKDFEDGDVLNRTKSAYMPPPPPPVTQNAYKQVRKYEGDDEDVDVEKVDAEMVDIDIDSEVEIEQI from the exons GTAGACGGGAATATAAAAATGGAAACTTGAGAGGTAATCTTGACAGAAGGCATTCTCCTTATCGGAGATATTCCCCTATAAGAGATGCAAGAGGTCATCATTCTTATCATAGTCATAAATCAATTTCTCATGATAGGG GCTCTAGTCCTTCAAGGTCCCCAATCAAAAGGAG TGAAAGAAGGTATAGGAAGAAGCAGCGTGTGGATGGAGAAAGTGATGTTTCTGGAAGCTTTAAAATTTCTGATGGTTCTGAAGATATAAAAAAAGGAGACAAGGTTTCATTTTACAATGAGAAGATTGATCTGGAAGAGCAG CTAAAGCAAATACAGTTGGATATTGAGATGCTTGATGATCATAAATCTGAACTAGAG ATCTTTTTGGAGGAAAAGGTTGATGAAGCACAAAAGCTTTCTAGTAGAATAGAGGACCTTGAGTCAAAACTGAACAAAGAACAAGAAGACCGTAAAAG GATTACTTTAAAAATGAAAAAGTTTATCAAAGCTCATAGGCATTATATGAAGGCACAGGAGGAGTTGAAAAG GTCACAAGCTCGTTTTCAAAAGTTGGGCGATCAGCTTAGTTCGGATATGTTAAAGACCAGTGCCAATGAAGAAGAGTCAAGTGTAAATGTTGTAAGTGATGCAGAGcctgatgatgatggtgatcatCAGATCAGCTCAAGGAACGATTTGCTGCGGAATGATGTTTCTTCAGCCAAGAGGAGGTCGTTTGTTGATCCAGCAACTAGTGAAGAAGCAAAAATAG GGAATTCACGAAAGAGAGGAAGATATTCAGATATAATAACTAAATCAGAGAAGCTTATGAAGTCCGAAGGGCCCGCTCCTAATTCAGAACATAATAGCAAAGGAACTGACACAACAAAAACAGTCCTCATTAACAATAAGTCTTTGACAGATGACTACAAGCATAAACAAGGAAATTTTGATTCTGCTAGCACTGCCCCTATGGATAAG GTGAAAGGTTCTGAATCCAGACGCTCCTTGCCTTCAACCAGTATGGCTGCTAATGCAGTAGATGAACTCATTGAAGCCATTGAAATGGAGGAGAAAGCTGAAGCTATTGAAATTGCAAAAGATTTTGAAGATGGAGATGTGTTAAATAGAACCAAGTCAGCTTATATGCCACCCCCTCCTCCACCGGTCACTCAAAATGCGTACAAGCAGGTTAGGAAG TACGAGGGTGAtgatgaggatgtagatgtggAAAAGGTGGATGCTGAAATGGTAGACATAGATATCGATAGTGAGGTGGAAATTGAGCAGATATAG
- the LOC120112702 gene encoding zinc finger CCCH domain-containing protein 13-like isoform X2 — protein sequence MLGRKLYKTKLCILYQRGRCARQSCNFAHGDAELRRFAGSFPGRREYKNGNLRGNLDRRHSPYRRYSPIRDARGHHSYHSHKSISHDRGSSPSRSPIKRSERRYRKKQRVDGESDVSGSFKISDGSEDIKKGDKVSFYNEKIDLEEQLKQIQLDIEMLDDHKSELEIFLEEKVDEAQKLSSRIEDLESKLNKEQEDRKRITLKMKKFIKAHRHYMKAQEELKRSQARFQKLGDQLSSDMLKTSANEEESSVNVVSDAEPDDDGDHQISSRNDLLRNDVSSAKRRSFVDPATSEEAKIGNSRKRGRYSDIITKSEKLMKSEGPAPNSEHNSKGTDTTKTVLINNKSLTDDYKHKQGNFDSASTAPMDKVKGSESRRSLPSTSMAANAVDELIEAIEMEEKAEAIEIAKDFEDGDVLNRTKSAYMPPPPPPVTQNAYKQYEGDDEDVDVEKVDAEMVDIDIDSEVEIEQI from the exons GTAGACGGGAATATAAAAATGGAAACTTGAGAGGTAATCTTGACAGAAGGCATTCTCCTTATCGGAGATATTCCCCTATAAGAGATGCAAGAGGTCATCATTCTTATCATAGTCATAAATCAATTTCTCATGATAGGG GCTCTAGTCCTTCAAGGTCCCCAATCAAAAGGAG TGAAAGAAGGTATAGGAAGAAGCAGCGTGTGGATGGAGAAAGTGATGTTTCTGGAAGCTTTAAAATTTCTGATGGTTCTGAAGATATAAAAAAAGGAGACAAGGTTTCATTTTACAATGAGAAGATTGATCTGGAAGAGCAG CTAAAGCAAATACAGTTGGATATTGAGATGCTTGATGATCATAAATCTGAACTAGAG ATCTTTTTGGAGGAAAAGGTTGATGAAGCACAAAAGCTTTCTAGTAGAATAGAGGACCTTGAGTCAAAACTGAACAAAGAACAAGAAGACCGTAAAAG GATTACTTTAAAAATGAAAAAGTTTATCAAAGCTCATAGGCATTATATGAAGGCACAGGAGGAGTTGAAAAG GTCACAAGCTCGTTTTCAAAAGTTGGGCGATCAGCTTAGTTCGGATATGTTAAAGACCAGTGCCAATGAAGAAGAGTCAAGTGTAAATGTTGTAAGTGATGCAGAGcctgatgatgatggtgatcatCAGATCAGCTCAAGGAACGATTTGCTGCGGAATGATGTTTCTTCAGCCAAGAGGAGGTCGTTTGTTGATCCAGCAACTAGTGAAGAAGCAAAAATAG GGAATTCACGAAAGAGAGGAAGATATTCAGATATAATAACTAAATCAGAGAAGCTTATGAAGTCCGAAGGGCCCGCTCCTAATTCAGAACATAATAGCAAAGGAACTGACACAACAAAAACAGTCCTCATTAACAATAAGTCTTTGACAGATGACTACAAGCATAAACAAGGAAATTTTGATTCTGCTAGCACTGCCCCTATGGATAAG GTGAAAGGTTCTGAATCCAGACGCTCCTTGCCTTCAACCAGTATGGCTGCTAATGCAGTAGATGAACTCATTGAAGCCATTGAAATGGAGGAGAAAGCTGAAGCTATTGAAATTGCAAAAGATTTTGAAGATGGAGATGTGTTAAATAGAACCAAGTCAGCTTATATGCCACCCCCTCCTCCACCGGTCACTCAAAATGCGTACAAGCAG TACGAGGGTGAtgatgaggatgtagatgtggAAAAGGTGGATGCTGAAATGGTAGACATAGATATCGATAGTGAGGTGGAAATTGAGCAGATATAG
- the LOC103698771 gene encoding transcription factor MYB114-like, whose product MSFDSTNGTKQPGIRKGAWTVEEDALLRRCVEKYGAKEWRHVPQRAVSINEGLNRCRKSCRLRWLNYLSPGINRGSFGEDEADLIVRLHKLLGNRWSLIAGRLPGRTANDVKNYWNSHLSKKPDVRDHGERSKRGNIVFKPRPQTIPTTWIWSRDQPSSASEIRQEKTQVPEIPSSENHRTRVDTQIIGVPNVENVITKEMQTDNRVIQDLEDNKDDESLAGVGGWDDLLRDINLWGDLGAI is encoded by the exons ATGAGCTTTGACTCAACCAATGGCACCAAGCAGCCTGGTATCAGGAAAGGAGCATGGACTGTAGAAGAAGATGCTCTTCTTAGGAGATGCGTCGAAAAGTATGGCGCCAAGGAGTGGCGCCATGTTCCTCAGAGGGCAG tttctattaatgaagGCTTGAATAGGTGTAGAAAGAGTTGCAGGCTGAGATGGCTGAATTATCTCAGCCCGGGCATCAACAGAGGGAGCTTTGGGGAGGACGAGGCTGATCTTATTGTTAGGCTTCACAAGCTTTTGGGTAACAG GTGGTCCCTAATAGCAGGCAGACTTCCCGGCCGGACTGCAAATGATGTTAAGAACTACTGGAACTCTCATTTGAGCAAAAAGCCTGATGTTAGAGACCACGGAGAGAGGAGCAAGCGCGGCAATATCGTCTTTAAGCCACGACCTCAAACCATTCCTACGACTTGGATTTGGTCAAGGGATCAACCATCTTCTGCAAGTGAAATCCGGCAAGAAAAAACTCAAGTGCCAGAAATACCATCTTCAGAGAATCACAGAACACGGGTGGATACTCAGATCATTGGTGTGCCAAATGTTGAAAATGTCATAACAAAGGAAATGCAAACTGACAACAGGGTCATCCAAGACTTGGAGGACAATAAAGATGATGAGTCACTTGCAGGAGTTGGAGGTTGGGATGACCTGCTTCGGGATATCAATCTTTGGGGAGACTTGGGGGCCATATGA
- the LOC103698639 gene encoding peroxisome biogenesis protein 22-like isoform X2 — translation MAESISSAANSAKEEELADLVQRFMASLAELSERLPFTVDRQRLRSITTLAALAIAFVFGWKLLRAPTDQRRRQRRHPGSHGLPNAGTPMPSSELCSSSGHSRVQDVVDEFFQPVKLTLEQVVRHKLSEGRRVTCQLLGVILEETAPEELQKHATVRSSVLEVLLEITKFCDVYLMERILDDESGEKVLSALNDAGVFTANGLVRDKVLFCSTENGRISFVRQLEPDWHIDSNPEIIHQLARFIKYQLHVTPNRPERTASNVFSSESLEQFFGDPVRR, via the exons ATGGCGGAATCAATCTCCTCCGCAGCAAACTCGGCCAAGGAGGAGGAGCTGGCCGATCTGGTCCAGCGGTTCATGGCGTCGCTCGCGGAGCTCTCCGAACGCCTCCCCTTCACCGTCGATCGTCAG agaCTTCGATCTATCACAACACTTGCTGCTTTGGCCATTGCATTTGTTTTTGGTTGGAAGCTTTTGAGAGCTCCTACAGATCAACGAAGAAGGCAACGCAGACACCCTGGCTCACATGGTCTTCCTAATGCCGGAACGCCTATGCCATCTTCTGAACTTTGCTCATCCTCTGGGCATTCAAGAGTGCAAGATGTAGTTGATGAGTTCTTCCAGCCAGTGAAG CTCACTTTGGAGCAAGTTGTGAGGCATAAATTGAGTGAAGGAAGAAGG GTCACTTGCCAGTTACTTGGTGTAATTCTTGAGGAAACAGCTCCAGAAGAGCTCCAG AAACATGCAACTGTGAGGTCATCTGTGTTGGAAGTGCTTTTGGAGATTACAAAATTCTGTGATGTTTATCTCATGGAAAGAATTCTTGATGATGAAAGTGGG GAAAAGGTTCTTTCAGCATTGAATGATGCTGGGGTTTTCACCGCCAATGGTTTGGTAAGAGATAAG GTTCTTTTTTGTAGCACGGAGAATGGGCGCATTTCGTTTGTTCGACAACTGGAGCCAGATTGGCATATTGATTCTAATCCTGAAATTATACACCAGTTAGCT AGGTTTATTAAGTATCAACTCCATGTTACGCCAAATAGACCAGAACGCACAGCTTCTAATGTGTTCAGCTCTGAGAGTTTGGAGCAGTTCTTTGGAGATCCAGTTCGAAGGTAA
- the LOC103698639 gene encoding peroxisome biogenesis protein 22-like isoform X3 — MAESISSAANSAKEEELADLVQRFMASLAELSERLPFTVDRQRLRSITTLAALAIAFVFGWKLLRAPTDQRRRQRRHPGSHGLPNAGTPMPSSELCSSSGHSRVQDVVDEFFQPVKLTLEQVVRHKLSEGRRVTCQLLGVILEETAPEELQKHATVRSSVLEVLLEITKFCDVYLMERILDDESGVLFCSTENGRISFVRQLEPDWHIDSNPEIIHQLARFIKYQLHVTPNRPERTASNVFSSESLEQFFGDPVRS; from the exons ATGGCGGAATCAATCTCCTCCGCAGCAAACTCGGCCAAGGAGGAGGAGCTGGCCGATCTGGTCCAGCGGTTCATGGCGTCGCTCGCGGAGCTCTCCGAACGCCTCCCCTTCACCGTCGATCGTCAG agaCTTCGATCTATCACAACACTTGCTGCTTTGGCCATTGCATTTGTTTTTGGTTGGAAGCTTTTGAGAGCTCCTACAGATCAACGAAGAAGGCAACGCAGACACCCTGGCTCACATGGTCTTCCTAATGCCGGAACGCCTATGCCATCTTCTGAACTTTGCTCATCCTCTGGGCATTCAAGAGTGCAAGATGTAGTTGATGAGTTCTTCCAGCCAGTGAAG CTCACTTTGGAGCAAGTTGTGAGGCATAAATTGAGTGAAGGAAGAAGG GTCACTTGCCAGTTACTTGGTGTAATTCTTGAGGAAACAGCTCCAGAAGAGCTCCAG AAACATGCAACTGTGAGGTCATCTGTGTTGGAAGTGCTTTTGGAGATTACAAAATTCTGTGATGTTTATCTCATGGAAAGAATTCTTGATGATGAAAGTGGG GTTCTTTTTTGTAGCACGGAGAATGGGCGCATTTCGTTTGTTCGACAACTGGAGCCAGATTGGCATATTGATTCTAATCCTGAAATTATACACCAGTTAGCT AGGTTTATTAAGTATCAACTCCATGTTACGCCAAATAGACCAGAACGCACAGCTTCTAATGTGTTCAGCTCTGAGAGTTTGGAGCAGTTCTTTGGAGATCCAGTTCGAAG
- the LOC103698639 gene encoding peroxisome biogenesis protein 22-like isoform X1 has protein sequence MAESISSAANSAKEEELADLVQRFMASLAELSERLPFTVDRQRLRSITTLAALAIAFVFGWKLLRAPTDQRRRQRRHPGSHGLPNAGTPMPSSELCSSSGHSRVQDVVDEFFQPVKLTLEQVVRHKLSEGRRVTCQLLGVILEETAPEELQKHATVRSSVLEVLLEITKFCDVYLMERILDDESGEKVLSALNDAGVFTANGLVRDKVLFCSTENGRISFVRQLEPDWHIDSNPEIIHQLARFIKYQLHVTPNRPERTASNVFSSESLEQFFGDPVRS, from the exons ATGGCGGAATCAATCTCCTCCGCAGCAAACTCGGCCAAGGAGGAGGAGCTGGCCGATCTGGTCCAGCGGTTCATGGCGTCGCTCGCGGAGCTCTCCGAACGCCTCCCCTTCACCGTCGATCGTCAG agaCTTCGATCTATCACAACACTTGCTGCTTTGGCCATTGCATTTGTTTTTGGTTGGAAGCTTTTGAGAGCTCCTACAGATCAACGAAGAAGGCAACGCAGACACCCTGGCTCACATGGTCTTCCTAATGCCGGAACGCCTATGCCATCTTCTGAACTTTGCTCATCCTCTGGGCATTCAAGAGTGCAAGATGTAGTTGATGAGTTCTTCCAGCCAGTGAAG CTCACTTTGGAGCAAGTTGTGAGGCATAAATTGAGTGAAGGAAGAAGG GTCACTTGCCAGTTACTTGGTGTAATTCTTGAGGAAACAGCTCCAGAAGAGCTCCAG AAACATGCAACTGTGAGGTCATCTGTGTTGGAAGTGCTTTTGGAGATTACAAAATTCTGTGATGTTTATCTCATGGAAAGAATTCTTGATGATGAAAGTGGG GAAAAGGTTCTTTCAGCATTGAATGATGCTGGGGTTTTCACCGCCAATGGTTTGGTAAGAGATAAG GTTCTTTTTTGTAGCACGGAGAATGGGCGCATTTCGTTTGTTCGACAACTGGAGCCAGATTGGCATATTGATTCTAATCCTGAAATTATACACCAGTTAGCT AGGTTTATTAAGTATCAACTCCATGTTACGCCAAATAGACCAGAACGCACAGCTTCTAATGTGTTCAGCTCTGAGAGTTTGGAGCAGTTCTTTGGAGATCCAGTTCGAAG